The Puntigrus tetrazona isolate hp1 chromosome 4, ASM1883169v1, whole genome shotgun sequence genome includes a window with the following:
- the nmu gene encoding neuromedin-U isoform X2: MRSSSQCEHGAAQSQSAMSPAHNSALMLAVLFISFIPITTGVPVLLNPSSIEHEQLLTQITDLCSFYLSADPSFRTSDVLEDLCFLMLGSLQKSEEITARETSKRFLFHYTKPNGAGLSDGTSTVLHPLLELIPQLARRRSRRMKLNDELQGPGRIQSRGYFLYRPRNGRRSDEYV; the protein is encoded by the exons ATGAGGAGCAGCAGTCAGTGTGAACACGGAGCAGCTCAGAGTCAGAGCGCCATGAGCCCAGCACACAACTCAGCCCTGATGCTCGCTGTCCTCTTCATCTCCTTCATACCCATCACCACAG GTGTTCCAGTGCTCTTGAATCCATCTTCAATAGAGCACGAGCAGTTACTAACCCAG ATAACTGATCTGTGCTCGTTCTACCTCTCTGCAGACCCATCCTTTAGA ACATCTGATGTCCTGGAGGACCTGTGTTTCCTAATGCTGGGATCGCTGCAAAAATCGGAG GAGATCACAGCTCGAGAGACCAGCAAAAGG tttttatttcattacactAAACCGAATGGTGCAGGATTGTCAGATGGGACG TCTACTGTGTTGCACCCTCTTCTGGAGCTCATACCCCAGCTTGCCAGAAGAAGAAGCAggagaatgaaattaaat GATGAGCTTCAGGGGCCCGGACGGATCCAGAGCAGAGGATATTTCCTTTATAGG ccacGAAATGGAAGAAGATCTGACGAATATGTGTAA
- the nmu gene encoding neuromedin-U isoform X1 → MRSSSQCEHGAAQSQSAMSPAHNSALMLAVLFISFIPITTGVPVLLNPSSIEHEQLLTQITDLCSFYLSADPSFRTSDVLEDLCFLMLGSLQKSEEITARETSKRDELQGPGRIQSRGYFLYRPRNGRRSDEYV, encoded by the exons ATGAGGAGCAGCAGTCAGTGTGAACACGGAGCAGCTCAGAGTCAGAGCGCCATGAGCCCAGCACACAACTCAGCCCTGATGCTCGCTGTCCTCTTCATCTCCTTCATACCCATCACCACAG GTGTTCCAGTGCTCTTGAATCCATCTTCAATAGAGCACGAGCAGTTACTAACCCAG ATAACTGATCTGTGCTCGTTCTACCTCTCTGCAGACCCATCCTTTAGA ACATCTGATGTCCTGGAGGACCTGTGTTTCCTAATGCTGGGATCGCTGCAAAAATCGGAG GAGATCACAGCTCGAGAGACCAGCAAAAGG GATGAGCTTCAGGGGCCCGGACGGATCCAGAGCAGAGGATATTTCCTTTATAGG ccacGAAATGGAAGAAGATCTGACGAATATGTGTAA